The Candidatus Thorarchaeota archaeon genome includes a window with the following:
- a CDS encoding HEAT repeat domain-containing protein, with protein MDTMEQQLMKSDRPEMREGIAEYINAHPIEFRDLVTSLFETSGKEDLKKRIISICDLIDRPLMCTAIGQAVNDENSDIRVSGLRAVYRTRSNEFTSDCLELVKDERQPFEVRKWATHILASEQPEKYGRVLRQIARDPNEKRNLRREAVHALTKSDDDKTVGSLCAILGDANENMRKSAAWALGRIGNEESIDCLLAALEDESEAVRDWSVRALRDMDSPKAIQGLIGAMKEAPPEEQVRMIRLIVEKRSEIILRSIAEFLSSPHTEVRRVAAWAMGVSPYPPAAASLEQLLDDEDPQVRKYAEAALRRLGKIDASEFESMF; from the coding sequence TTGGATACTATGGAACAACAACTTATGAAAAGCGATAGACCAGAGATGCGCGAAGGCATTGCAGAATATATCAATGCACATCCTATAGAATTTCGAGACTTGGTGACTTCATTATTCGAAACCTCGGGAAAAGAGGATTTGAAAAAACGAATCATTAGTATTTGTGATCTGATTGATAGACCCCTTATGTGCACAGCCATAGGTCAAGCGGTAAATGATGAAAACTCGGATATACGAGTTTCAGGATTGCGAGCAGTCTATAGAACACGGAGCAACGAATTCACATCTGATTGTCTTGAGCTAGTCAAAGATGAGAGACAACCTTTTGAGGTCAGGAAATGGGCAACTCATATTCTAGCCAGTGAACAACCTGAGAAATACGGAAGGGTTCTACGGCAGATTGCACGAGACCCAAATGAGAAGAGAAATCTTAGAAGAGAGGCAGTCCATGCCCTCACAAAATCGGATGATGACAAAACCGTCGGGTCATTGTGTGCAATACTTGGAGATGCAAATGAGAATATGCGCAAGTCAGCAGCATGGGCCCTGGGAAGAATAGGAAACGAAGAGTCCATCGATTGCCTACTAGCCGCCCTTGAAGACGAATCTGAGGCAGTCAGAGATTGGAGTGTCCGCGCTCTTCGAGATATGGACTCCCCAAAGGCTATTCAAGGACTCATTGGTGCGATGAAAGAAGCACCACCTGAAGAACAGGTGCGAATGATTCGGTTGATTGTAGAGAAACGATCAGAGATAATCCTCAGATCCATAGCTGAATTCCTTTCATCCCCACATACAGAGGTCAGGCGTGTAGCAGCATGGGCAATGGGAGTGTCACCATATCCTCCAGCTGCAGCCAGCCTAGAACAGCTTCTGGATGATGAAGATCCACAGGTTCGAAAATATGCCGAGGCAGCTCTGAGACGGCTTGGGAAGATTGATGCTAGCGAATTCGAATCTATGTTCTAG
- a CDS encoding SDR family oxidoreductase: MDFRLKDRNFVVAAASRGLGFGVAKALTAEDANVLICGRTESTLEDAVTKLGNRSDYVVADVSEKEEVKKLLDVASSKFQKLDGVFVNAGGPPPGEFSDISDEQWQTSFDLTLMSAVWLTRFSLPLLEKSDSPSILYSTSISVKQPIDNLLLSNSIRSAVIGLMRTLADEIGSKGVRVNAVCPGYIYTQRVEELLETDEESSKSGIESNIPIGRIGTPEEYGRICTFLLSPVAGYIHGASLLVDGGLYRGML, translated from the coding sequence ATGGATTTCAGGCTCAAAGATAGGAACTTCGTGGTTGCTGCTGCTTCACGCGGTCTCGGATTTGGTGTTGCAAAAGCATTGACTGCAGAAGATGCAAATGTACTCATTTGTGGACGAACCGAGAGCACGTTAGAAGACGCGGTAACAAAACTGGGCAACCGTTCAGACTATGTTGTTGCTGATGTTTCCGAAAAAGAAGAAGTCAAGAAACTTCTGGACGTTGCTTCCTCCAAATTCCAGAAGCTAGATGGTGTATTCGTCAATGCAGGTGGTCCGCCCCCGGGCGAGTTTTCTGATATTTCGGATGAGCAATGGCAAACATCATTTGATTTAACACTTATGAGTGCGGTCTGGCTAACACGCTTTTCACTTCCATTACTTGAAAAATCTGATTCACCTTCAATTCTCTATAGCACTTCCATCTCAGTGAAACAACCTATTGATAACCTTCTTTTATCGAACTCAATACGTTCAGCAGTAATTGGGTTGATGCGGACGCTGGCTGATGAGATTGGATCAAAAGGAGTGCGTGTCAATGCGGTCTGCCCGGGTTACATCTACACTCAGCGGGTTGAAGAATTGTTGGAAACAGATGAAGAGAGCTCCAAATCTGGTATTGAAAGCAATATTCCGATTGGTCGAATTGGCACACCTGAAGAATATGGAAGGATTTGCACTTTTCTATTAAGTCCCGTTGCTGGTTATATTCATGGCGCATCATTGTTAGTTGATGGCGGGCTTTATCGTGGCATGCTTTAG
- a CDS encoding sporulation protein produces the protein MREVHIELNREAYLAGRQVNGTVTVHTDEFFECEDFTVFVRGSERTRITVGNGDDRRTYRGSTKLVEHQLDVNTVTRFGAGKTPIDFSFTLPMGLPPTYKGTGAQVKYWIEAKAAISWAFDCENQKEFWVFSPGARATTAAHRAAAKHKGNPVLELRLDETSVRLGDGIPFQFRVPDEIEIRGVRAELVHCQNRRARGRSRRTVRVLNQREIPDEEILRNRWVDWSIPTRKDFPPTFKTRLITSWYFVRVTLDRPWRFDKSASMTVVPYFDPS, from the coding sequence GTGCGGGAAGTACATATCGAGCTGAACAGGGAAGCCTATCTTGCTGGCCGGCAAGTAAATGGTACTGTTACAGTTCATACTGATGAGTTCTTTGAGTGTGAGGATTTCACCGTATTTGTTCGCGGTTCCGAACGGACCCGTATCACAGTTGGTAACGGAGACGATCGGCGCACATATAGAGGATCCACAAAACTTGTTGAACACCAGTTGGATGTCAATACCGTAACCCGGTTTGGGGCTGGAAAGACACCCATAGATTTCTCTTTTACGCTACCAATGGGATTACCCCCAACTTACAAAGGAACTGGAGCTCAAGTCAAATACTGGATTGAAGCTAAAGCTGCGATTTCATGGGCCTTTGACTGTGAAAACCAGAAGGAATTTTGGGTATTTTCGCCGGGTGCTAGAGCAACAACCGCTGCACATAGAGCGGCTGCTAAACATAAAGGAAATCCTGTATTGGAACTTCGGCTCGATGAAACTTCTGTCCGTCTTGGAGATGGAATACCCTTCCAGTTCAGGGTACCTGATGAGATTGAGATCCGTGGTGTTAGAGCGGAGCTTGTTCATTGTCAGAATCGGAGAGCAAGGGGCCGGTCTCGAAGAACGGTGAGAGTCCTTAACCAACGAGAAATACCCGATGAAGAGATTCTGAGAAATCGATGGGTTGACTGGAGCATTCCCACCCGAAAGGATTTTCCCCCCACATTCAAAACACGCCTCATAACTAGCTGGTATTTTGTGAGAGTTACCTTGGATCGGCCATGGCGTTTTGACAAATCTGCATCCATGACAGTTGTTCCTTATTTTGATCCATCTTAA
- a CDS encoding energy-coupling factor transporter transmembrane protein EcfT produces MNQSTGYVKGSTFLHRLNPAVKLFALVFALVAAIIWSKWYFSLALLIGVVIAYKIGRIPIGLKTGRIRFLLTFSAFILIVQLIAVQNGMVIFYLFPPVGTIGPYFPVTTFGLERALLFSLRFILIVFSSKLFVAVTDPTLLAHALTDLGLSYRYSFALVIALRFLPFFDIETESVRMAQQSRGFSPKIGSPSELLRTIRMTFYPLLVSALSKANSLTMSMDGRGFGYSKKRTYVRKSKWRTTDWLVLVFSIGLLFVSVFLWIGLIPSIFS; encoded by the coding sequence ATGAATCAAAGCACTGGGTACGTCAAAGGGAGCACATTCCTGCACAGGCTCAATCCGGCGGTGAAGCTATTTGCGCTTGTCTTTGCACTCGTGGCGGCAATCATTTGGTCAAAATGGTATTTTTCTCTTGCTCTTCTGATTGGTGTCGTTATTGCCTATAAAATCGGAAGAATTCCTATAGGCCTTAAAACTGGCAGAATCAGATTCCTACTAACATTTTCAGCATTCATACTCATTGTGCAGCTGATAGCAGTACAGAACGGCATGGTTATCTTCTATCTTTTTCCTCCTGTTGGAACAATTGGACCCTATTTCCCTGTAACAACATTTGGCTTAGAACGGGCACTATTGTTTTCATTAAGATTCATACTAATTGTTTTCTCAAGCAAGCTGTTTGTGGCAGTGACCGATCCCACACTTCTTGCTCATGCACTTACCGATTTGGGTCTTTCCTACCGCTATAGTTTCGCCTTAGTCATTGCGCTACGTTTTCTACCTTTCTTTGATATTGAAACAGAATCTGTTCGCATGGCTCAACAATCCCGCGGATTTTCTCCCAAAATTGGAAGTCCCTCCGAATTGTTGCGAACAATTAGAATGACTTTCTATCCTTTACTCGTATCTGCACTCTCCAAGGCGAATTCTCTGACCATGTCCATGGATGGGAGAGGTTTCGGCTATAGCAAAAAGCGAACCTATGTTCGCAAGTCTAAATGGAGGACAACAGATTGGTTAGTCTTGGTGTTTTCTATTGGCCTTCTATTTGTTAGCGTTTTTCTCTGGATAGGATTGATTCCATCTATCTTTTCATAA
- a CDS encoding ATP-binding cassette domain-containing protein: protein MLEAESLEFSYTDSTNVLRSANISIPKGNLVLLTGPTGSGKSTLALCLSGLIPHSISGELTGRIEIDGVDISSLSMPEISRRVAMVQQDTEGQVATLQVQDEVAFGPENFAIPETEILTRIDDSLEAVNCEHLRNRSTNALSGGEKQRVVIASLLACKPDYLILDEPTSNLDPCGVSELQTIIEDLKERDIGILCIEHKIGSLVQQSDQILEIRDGQTQAHHSHKMEHETEIPRQSAEIHKTAILSIEDVSFSYGSRLAIDGISLDSYPGEIIAVMGNNGSGKTTLLSLAAGLLEPDSGVSYLDGKPVSELTPSQIASLIGFVFQNPNHQIFEKTVWAEQTLVADLLPVDRQSFFEKARALLSEASLISMRERNPFTLSHGQKRRLNITSVTAHEPRILLLDEPFVGQDTDGQEFITRTILNKAKHGGTCLLITHNSLFAQRYCNRVLFLQEGNLLLDSPPEMVFNRLEQLGLNEYVPRGEKR from the coding sequence TTGCTCGAAGCAGAAAGCCTTGAATTCTCATATACAGATTCAACAAACGTGCTTCGTTCAGCTAATATTTCCATTCCTAAGGGGAACTTAGTACTACTTACAGGGCCTACTGGATCAGGCAAATCAACGCTGGCTCTGTGTCTTTCAGGCCTTATTCCCCACTCGATTTCTGGAGAATTAACAGGCAGAATCGAAATAGATGGTGTTGACATATCTAGCTTGAGTATGCCAGAAATTTCGAGAAGAGTAGCGATGGTTCAACAGGATACAGAAGGCCAAGTGGCAACGTTACAGGTTCAGGATGAAGTAGCTTTTGGTCCAGAGAATTTTGCTATACCCGAAACCGAAATACTGACTCGGATTGATGATTCTCTTGAAGCAGTGAATTGCGAACATCTTAGAAACCGTTCAACTAATGCATTGTCTGGCGGTGAAAAACAAAGAGTGGTGATTGCTTCACTCCTAGCGTGTAAACCCGACTATTTGATATTGGATGAGCCAACATCGAATTTAGATCCTTGTGGTGTCTCAGAATTACAGACCATTATTGAAGATCTCAAAGAAAGAGATATCGGCATTCTATGCATCGAACACAAAATAGGTTCTCTTGTCCAACAATCTGATCAGATTCTGGAAATCCGTGATGGTCAAACTCAAGCACATCATTCTCATAAAATGGAACATGAAACAGAAATACCGCGCCAATCAGCAGAAATCCACAAAACCGCCATACTCTCAATAGAGGATGTTTCTTTCTCATATGGATCAAGGCTTGCAATTGATGGAATCTCTCTAGATTCCTATCCCGGGGAAATCATCGCTGTAATGGGGAACAATGGCTCAGGAAAAACTACACTCCTATCTCTAGCTGCAGGCCTTTTGGAACCCGATTCGGGGGTTTCATATCTGGACGGAAAACCAGTTTCCGAACTAACCCCCTCTCAAATTGCCTCTCTGATTGGTTTTGTATTTCAAAATCCAAATCATCAGATATTTGAAAAGACAGTGTGGGCTGAACAGACTCTGGTTGCGGACCTCCTACCTGTTGATCGCCAATCGTTCTTCGAAAAGGCGAGGGCCCTCCTTTCTGAAGCGTCTCTAATCTCTATGCGGGAGCGAAATCCGTTTACTCTCAGTCATGGGCAGAAAAGGCGACTGAACATCACATCAGTTACAGCTCACGAACCACGAATACTCCTTCTTGATGAGCCATTTGTCGGACAAGATACGGATGGTCAGGAGTTCATAACCCGCACGATTCTTAACAAAGCGAAGCATGGTGGCACATGTCTACTAATCACACATAATTCGCTTTTTGCCCAAAGATACTGTAACAGAGTGCTCTTTCTCCAAGAAGGCAACCTTCTCCTAGATAGCCCTCCAGAGATGGTTTTCAATCGCCTCGAGCAATTAGGTTTGAACGAATATGTACCACGGGGGGAAAAAAGATGA
- a CDS encoding ECF transporter S component, whose translation MMHEAEEHFLGTREIATIAILGALGGSLSTFVGYLGNLVNLALGVPFGAGQFMAGLHVFWLVLMRLIASKRGVGTFGGTLKGLVELFAGSTHGVVIVLVSFVQGIIIDLAAEEGGPPQEAGARNQIVWWFVAGLSSASNVIVFQIVYFSGAPWIYLAAITALAFSSGAIFGGYFAWQTMFFIQDIGMTGFSVETPSLPESPVYRNIPAILFIIFLTTGALYYTIFVAKPFADPYACEITGDVANPFIYHPSDFIQQEVTIAAELQGAYTYIPPKNYTGVPLNILIERAEPSTEASTVRVEAKDGYSVEFGLSAVLSDDRLILTEEEDSGLWLIAAEYEGSYWVHKVSTILVT comes from the coding sequence ATGATGCATGAAGCAGAAGAACACTTCTTAGGAACAAGAGAAATAGCAACAATTGCGATTTTAGGTGCATTAGGCGGAAGCCTAAGTACTTTCGTGGGTTATTTGGGTAATCTGGTCAATCTAGCTCTTGGTGTACCCTTTGGTGCCGGCCAGTTCATGGCCGGTCTTCACGTTTTCTGGCTTGTACTAATGAGGCTTATAGCATCAAAACGAGGCGTTGGAACCTTTGGAGGAACTCTCAAAGGCCTAGTCGAGCTTTTTGCAGGTAGTACTCATGGTGTAGTAATCGTATTGGTTTCCTTTGTCCAAGGGATTATAATTGACTTGGCAGCCGAAGAGGGTGGCCCCCCTCAAGAAGCGGGAGCAAGGAATCAGATCGTTTGGTGGTTTGTTGCTGGTCTTTCCTCCGCTTCTAATGTTATTGTGTTCCAAATTGTATATTTCTCTGGTGCTCCTTGGATTTATCTCGCTGCAATCACAGCTCTAGCGTTTTCCTCGGGAGCCATTTTTGGCGGCTATTTCGCTTGGCAGACCATGTTTTTCATACAAGACATAGGAATGACCGGCTTTTCGGTTGAAACCCCATCCCTTCCAGAATCACCTGTCTATCGAAACATCCCTGCAATCCTTTTCATCATCTTTCTTACTACTGGAGCATTATACTACACTATATTTGTTGCGAAACCATTTGCGGATCCATATGCTTGTGAAATAACCGGGGATGTTGCTAATCCATTCATCTATCACCCCTCCGATTTTATTCAGCAGGAAGTTACGATCGCGGCTGAGCTTCAAGGCGCGTATACATACATCCCTCCGAAAAATTATACTGGTGTACCTTTGAACATACTCATCGAGCGGGCCGAGCCTTCGACTGAAGCAAGTACTGTTAGAGTAGAAGCAAAAGACGGTTATTCAGTAGAATTTGGCTTATCTGCTGTTCTTTCTGACGATAGATTAATACTCACCGAGGAAGAGGACTCAGGGCTTTGGCTGATTGCAGCTGAGTATGAAGGCTCATATTGGGTGCACAAGGTCTCGACAATTCTAGTAACCTAG
- a CDS encoding metallophosphoesterase: MQRKYILAGAAIICLVSGLLVITFFPSFPRRSPPHVTVSGAHILEKGDYNLALRAKSVNISINLAWNESEGHGCYSTTVTNIAADRIIPQSQSDLEINVLNETSIKIDVCTASEEVGIYFTMPPKSEFNFLVFGDSQGYQGCLNEIASIVEGNPPAFAFHCGDLTPFGQRHQYEEVYHALQNISIPVFTTAGNHDVRLDGGEIYEEIFGSSTYSFDYSNCHFAVVNSSNYTVQSDELNWLDRDLSASKKPLKFVFTHVPPFDPRPGSIHSMTNQTSANRLMDIVEKNNVSTVFAGHIHLYNSTVRNGTRYVISGGSGARLVANPQNGGFHHFINVTVSGSSVSAEPIELSAPVANPQRIMIKNDNDALELSLQDIASLPQIEEYSSFQNNFGNWRGQGVYTGPTIANLIELVGDMAPGDILRVESSDGYSQNYSYSNVYPNSSWSELQGSMILAYSYNGTTIPEWDEGMRIAMLPPDGKYSNDDCLATSCPGMGCNVYLSAGARWVKYVASIEVIQDDA, encoded by the coding sequence TTGCAAAGGAAATACATTCTGGCCGGTGCGGCTATCATTTGCCTCGTTTCCGGCTTACTTGTAATTACTTTCTTCCCCTCTTTTCCTAGGCGCAGCCCTCCCCACGTGACTGTTTCAGGCGCACATATCCTTGAAAAAGGCGATTACAATCTTGCTCTAAGAGCAAAGAGTGTCAATATCTCCATTAATCTTGCATGGAACGAATCTGAGGGGCACGGATGCTACTCAACTACAGTTACAAATATTGCCGCGGATCGTATTATTCCTCAATCTCAATCCGATCTTGAAATCAATGTACTCAATGAAACTTCAATAAAAATCGATGTATGTACCGCATCAGAAGAAGTTGGTATATATTTCACCATGCCCCCAAAGTCTGAGTTCAATTTTCTTGTCTTTGGTGACAGCCAGGGCTATCAGGGCTGTCTGAATGAGATTGCATCCATTGTTGAAGGCAATCCCCCGGCCTTTGCCTTCCATTGCGGTGATTTAACACCATTTGGGCAAAGGCATCAATACGAAGAAGTTTACCATGCTCTCCAAAACATCAGTATACCTGTTTTCACAACCGCAGGCAACCATGATGTCAGACTTGATGGTGGGGAGATTTACGAAGAGATATTTGGTAGCTCTACATATTCATTTGACTATTCTAACTGTCACTTTGCCGTGGTTAATTCGTCAAATTACACAGTCCAGTCGGATGAATTGAATTGGCTTGATCGGGATCTTTCCGCCTCAAAGAAGCCGCTGAAGTTTGTTTTTACACATGTTCCCCCATTTGATCCTCGACCCGGTAGTATCCACAGTATGACTAACCAAACAAGCGCAAATCGGTTAATGGATATTGTTGAGAAAAACAATGTATCTACAGTTTTTGCTGGGCATATACATCTTTACAACAGCACGGTTAGGAACGGAACACGTTATGTAATATCGGGAGGTTCTGGAGCACGGCTTGTTGCTAATCCACAAAATGGAGGATTTCATCATTTCATCAATGTCACCGTATCAGGTTCAAGTGTCTCAGCGGAACCGATTGAGCTCTCCGCTCCTGTTGCCAACCCTCAAAGAATCATGATAAAAAACGATAACGACGCACTTGAACTGTCTCTCCAAGATATTGCGTCTCTTCCCCAGATTGAAGAGTACAGCTCATTCCAGAACAACTTCGGGAACTGGCGGGGACAGGGAGTCTATACCGGCCCGACCATCGCAAATCTTATCGAATTAGTCGGCGATATGGCACCTGGGGACATTCTACGCGTAGAATCTTCTGACGGTTATTCTCAGAATTACTCGTATAGCAATGTGTATCCTAATAGTTCGTGGAGTGAACTCCAAGGCAGTATGATTCTAGCATATTCCTACAATGGAACTACTATCCCCGAATGGGATGAGGGTATGCGTATTGCGATGCTTCCACCTGACGGAAAATACAGCAATGACGATTGTCTTGCTACTTCTTGTCCCGGTATGGGCTGTAATGTGTATCTCTCAGCTGGAGCAAGATGGGTCAAGTATGTGGCTTCAATAGAGGTGATACAAGATGATGCATGA
- a CDS encoding molybdopterin-dependent oxidoreductase: protein MTRQKFVTVCPRDCYDTCSLEVVTENGSIESMRGYSDSPLTCGITCPRASKDAERLNKNRVLHPYKLISDTGKQRKKRVTWGYALDEIANRLHRVLNEHGPETVLLLDYLGNTGLLTWHFPRRLWNALGATRTDYSLCAKSGNDAISQHYGKSYGLLPKYLLKSDLHVYWGFNAAVSAPHFWNLSRIAREDKDTRIIVIDPRRSKSAKQSDLWLRPKPGSDLALAYGIANQLIAKDYIDYPFLDKWANGYEHFETQAARWDLESTAEATGVPYQTITEMATAYGRADRSALLLGVGFQKARQGGKAVGVVSLLPALVGLHRGFFYSNGSGFDVDTAYLEGITLADTNPRIVSQVDLGKHVEDGEFKFIFCYNMNPALTVPDQTAFRSGLERSDVFLVVHETHWTETTDYADLVLPAPTYLEKRDIVVPWAHNRVRESPRIVEPQGQSKTEIWLMQEIAKTLEIEEDWVRADPWKCLAAATSTAFDDGTIEDLIAGKTLHLSYRSMASYTTKSGKIEFGTSLPEYEPIAHSTNHLVLLNSALPQYTHTQFQEVYGPIPSVVHIHPLDARERGIKQDDIIIISNSQGHVLLQANPSTDIQRGTIWTPREGKGLGGTPLNALTSGTPQKLGGGPMFNSTLVSVELYEKC from the coding sequence ATGACCCGCCAAAAATTCGTTACCGTTTGTCCACGCGATTGCTATGATACCTGTTCACTTGAAGTTGTCACTGAAAATGGTTCAATAGAATCAATGCGGGGCTATTCGGATTCCCCTCTTACTTGCGGTATCACTTGTCCCCGCGCCTCCAAAGATGCAGAGCGATTGAATAAGAATCGAGTTCTTCATCCATACAAGCTCATTTCTGACACCGGAAAACAAAGGAAGAAACGCGTGACTTGGGGTTACGCTCTTGATGAAATAGCTAATCGATTACACAGGGTCCTAAATGAACATGGGCCTGAAACAGTACTATTACTTGATTATCTTGGGAACACTGGTCTTCTCACTTGGCATTTTCCTCGCAGGCTATGGAATGCTCTCGGCGCCACACGGACCGACTATAGCCTTTGTGCAAAATCTGGCAACGATGCAATTTCCCAACATTACGGAAAATCCTACGGGTTGCTCCCAAAGTATCTTCTGAAATCCGATCTTCATGTTTATTGGGGTTTTAACGCAGCAGTTAGTGCCCCTCATTTTTGGAACCTCTCTCGGATTGCTCGGGAAGATAAAGATACCCGGATAATAGTAATTGATCCGAGAAGAAGCAAATCTGCAAAGCAGTCGGATTTATGGCTCCGACCCAAACCCGGAAGTGATTTAGCTCTAGCTTATGGAATAGCTAATCAACTCATCGCCAAAGACTACATTGACTATCCGTTTCTTGACAAGTGGGCAAATGGATACGAGCATTTTGAAACGCAAGCGGCTAGATGGGATTTAGAAAGTACTGCAGAAGCCACGGGGGTTCCATACCAGACAATCACTGAAATGGCAACAGCCTATGGAAGAGCTGACCGGAGTGCATTGCTACTCGGTGTCGGATTTCAGAAAGCTAGGCAAGGGGGGAAGGCTGTTGGAGTTGTTTCTCTTTTGCCTGCTTTAGTGGGGCTTCACAGAGGCTTCTTCTACAGTAATGGCAGTGGCTTTGACGTAGATACTGCTTATCTAGAGGGCATCACACTTGCAGATACGAATCCCCGAATCGTTAGCCAAGTTGATTTAGGCAAACATGTTGAAGATGGTGAATTCAAGTTCATCTTTTGCTATAACATGAATCCAGCTCTCACAGTACCAGACCAAACTGCCTTCCGGAGTGGTCTCGAAAGAAGCGATGTCTTTCTTGTTGTGCATGAGACTCACTGGACCGAAACAACTGATTATGCTGATTTAGTCCTCCCTGCTCCCACATATCTAGAAAAAAGAGACATCGTTGTTCCTTGGGCCCACAATCGAGTTAGAGAATCACCTCGTATAGTAGAACCGCAAGGCCAAAGTAAAACCGAAATCTGGCTTATGCAGGAGATTGCTAAAACTCTTGAAATAGAAGAAGACTGGGTACGTGCTGATCCTTGGAAATGTCTAGCTGCTGCAACAAGTACTGCTTTTGATGATGGCACGATAGAGGACTTGATAGCCGGCAAGACACTTCACCTCAGCTATCGAAGTATGGCGTCATATACCACGAAAAGTGGAAAGATAGAATTTGGTACCAGTTTGCCAGAATATGAACCAATCGCGCATTCTACCAATCATCTAGTTCTACTGAATAGCGCATTGCCTCAATATACACATACACAGTTCCAAGAAGTGTACGGCCCCATTCCCTCCGTCGTCCATATTCACCCTCTCGATGCCCGTGAAAGAGGTATTAAGCAGGATGATATCATTATTATTTCCAATTCTCAGGGTCATGTATTACTTCAAGCGAACCCTTCAACAGATATTCAAAGAGGAACAATATGGACTCCTAGAGAGGGTAAAGGCCTTGGTGGCACTCCACTTAATGCCCTGACTTCCGGAACCCCCCAGAAACTCGGCGGGGGGCCCATGTTCAATTCCACACTTGTCTCGGTAGAACTCTACGAAAAATGCTAA